In Juglans regia cultivar Chandler chromosome 5, Walnut 2.0, whole genome shotgun sequence, the following are encoded in one genomic region:
- the LOC109007635 gene encoding uncharacterized protein LOC109007635 — protein MGTKVATTCLHWSQPIVPQSPSSSQTLASVVSFPAGRRSHRGDGGTLVCRYLQRPYRSALFGASSTAIFRFRSCEYPKPGIQILKRACSASLDAFSDEEFSKQIQELALKFQLSGDDDDNTAIIAMDDSESQMVSDSRDVNSADSCSSFDSSVNFVETQHQIPQGPNPSSELEPPWPEMRQGPPDWARRDEIIPASIERKANSVDLPLSLRMIKRKMQWQEGYFREVGESAYCSVKKAFSSMVFIIRELQSYTLQMRELLFYEDVQGVLARVQKEMYASFVWLFQQVFSHTPTLMVYVMILLANFSVYSMGHSNNAMAASLQFGPYAATTNMASVVEIDQDQKHQRFDSSAIKKFSVSSLWGETTSIDGNNGGGGKVRPVGSGTEGEGKFNGPDYHYRKILPDGASSQLSSTYDATGEGETQEEEVALWNAIVEEASKIRSAILDEALDQETMQRFVSPVTAKIEADDEYGEYLRTELLYLTDLAQEHSNPLVLANFAQFLYLVVHDYDRAEEYFRKAVGVEPPDAEAYSKYATFLWKVKKDLWAAEERFLEAISADPSNPYHAANYANFLWNTGGEDTCFPLSPSDTTQDA, from the exons ATGGGAACGAAGGTAGCTACGACCTGTTTGCATTGGTCGCAGCCGATTGTTCCCCAGTCTCCGTCCTCATCTCAAACGCTAGCCTCGGTGGTCTCATTTCCCGCAGGACGAAGAAGCCACCGTGGCGATGGCGGAACTCTCGTGTGCCGCTACTTGCAGAGACCGTACCGATCGGCTCTGTTCGGAGCTTCATCGACGGCGATTTTCCGTTTCCGATCTTGTGAGTACCCGAAGCCGGGAATTCAAATTCTCAAAAGAGCTTGCAGTGCCAGCTTAGATGCATTTTCGGACGAAGAATTCTCAAAGCAGATTCAGGAATTGGCACTCAAGTTCCAACTTTCGGGCGATGATGACGACAACACTGCCATCATCGCCATGGATGACTCGGAATCACAGATGGTTTCCGATTCCAGAGATGTGAATAGCGCAGATAGTTGTAGCAGTTTCGACAGTAGCGTCAACTTTGTAGAGACTCAGCACCAGATACCACAAGGTCCAAACCCATCTTCGGAGCTCGAGCCTCCGTGGCCAGAAATGCGGCAAGGGCCACCGGATTGGGCCAGAAGAGACGAGATAATCCCCGCGAGTATCGAGCGCAAGGCGAACAGCGTGGATCTTCCGCTTTCGCTTCGAATGATTAAGCGAAAGATGCAATGGCAGGAGGGGTACTTCAGAGAAGTAGGAGAATCGGCATACTGCTCCGTAAAGAAGGCCTTCTCGTCGATGGTGTTCATAATCAGAGAACTCCAAAGCTACACGTTGCAGATGAGAGAGCTTCTGTTTTATGAAGATGTGCAGGGGGTTCTCGCGCGGGTTCAGAAAGAGATGTACGCTTCGTTCGTGTGGCTATTTCAGCAGGTCTTTTCTCACACTCCAACCCTGATGGTGTACGTGATGATTCTCCTCGCGAATTTCTCTGTCTATTCCATGGGGCATAGCAACAATGCTATGGCAGCTTCCCTGCAGTTCGGACCTTACGCAGCTACGACGAATATGGCTTCAGTGGTTGAAATCGATCAGGACCAGAAGCACCAGAGGTTTGATTCCTCGGCAATTAAGAAGTTCTCGGTTTCGTCCTTGTGGGGGGAGACGACATCGATCGACGGAAACAATGGCGGAGGCGGCAAGGTCCGGCCAGTGGGTAGTGGAACCGAAGGTGAAGGAAAGTTTAATGGGCCGGATTACCACTACCGGAAAATTCTTCCCGACGGGGCTTCTTCCCAATTGTCCTCCACTTACGACGCTACAGGGGAGGGGGAGACACAGGAAGAAGAGGTGGCTCTATGGAACGCCATAGTCGAAGAAGCTTCGAAAATACGGTCCGCAATCCTAGACGAAGCTCTGGATCAAGAAACCATGCAACGGTTCGTCTCGCCGGTGACGGCGAAGATCGAAGCGGACGACGAATACGGAGAGTACTTGAGAACAGAGCTGCTGTACCTGACGGACTTGGCCCAAGAGCACAGCAACCCTCTTGTCCTCGCCAACTTTGCTCAGTTTCTTTACCTGGTCGTCCACGACTACGACAG AGCGGAGGAGTACTTCAGGAAGGCAGTAGGGGTTGAGCCACCAGATGCAGAGGCATACAGCAAATACGCGACCTTCTTGTGGAAAGTGAAGAAAGACTTGTGGGCTGCAGAGGAGAGATTCTTGGAGGCCATCTCGGCCGATCCAAGCAACCCTTACCATGCTGCTAACTATGCTAATTTTCTCTGGAACACTGGTGGAGAAGACACTTGTTTCCCTCTTTCCCCGTCCGACACCACCCAAGATGCCTAA